In Parus major isolate Abel chromosome 1, Parus_major1.1, whole genome shotgun sequence, the following proteins share a genomic window:
- the TCEANC gene encoding transcription elongation factor A N-terminal and central domain-containing protein: MSDPKNIVHRTRCIEKLLSENNLQDIEDHLKELEDVDMTVEYLQGTEVTKAVYRVLKSCPSGELKKKAKQLLSRWKALYKNNCAQSLQVKKSDPVDVKEEIEHLSVVPREQSLSEGPCQQEALDGTSSNILVPSQIVKNMVCNNAQSSMNQHSSFEEQHTVHEDSKSVVSEASLQQDLMRALRCKCVDLLYKALIGSAKDEETVKWLELAKEIEEHIFTLHAKNDKKYKNCIRSKISNLKNPKNCHLKHNLFSGTLSPKAFAEMTVMEMASDELKQLRAVYTKSSVQEHQLPQVINGTQTNKVKCRRCEKFDCTVTMIARGTLFLPAWVRSANPDEQMLTYVICNECGEQWYHSRWICL; the protein is encoded by the coding sequence ATGTCTGATCCAAAAAATATTGTACACAGAACCCGTTGTATTGAAAAACTGCTGTCTGAGAACAATTTGCAAGATATTGAGGATCATCTTAAAGAACTTGAAGATGTTGATATGACTGTAGAATATCTTCAGGGGACAGAAGTTACCAAGGCTGTATACAGAGTACTCAAGAGTTGCCCTTCTGGCGagttgaaaaagaaagcaaagcagttaTTGTCAAGATGGAAAGCACTTTACAAGAATAACTGTGCTCAGTCATTGCAAGTTAAAAAGTCAGATCCTGTGGatgtgaaagaagaaattgagCATCTCAGTGTAGTTCCTAGAGAGCAGTCACTGTCTGAAGGACCATGTCAGCAGGAGGCATTAGATGGTACTAGTTCCAACATTTTGGTCCCATCacaaattgttaaaaatatgGTATGTAATAACGCACAAAGCAGTATGAATCAACATTCTTCTTTTGAGGAGCAACACACAGTTCATGAAGATTCTAAATCTGTTGTTAGCGAAGCAAGTCTGCAGCAGGATCTGATGAGAGCTCTGAGGTGTAAATGTGTAGATCTTCTTTATAAAGCTTTGATTGGTTCTGCCAAAGATGAAGAAACTGTAAAATGGCTAGAGTTAGCTAAAGAGATTGAAGAACATATTTTTACTCTTCATgctaaaaatgataaaaagtacaaaaattgCATCAGAAGTAAAATCTCAAACCTTAAGAACCCTAAAAATTGCCACCTAAAACATAACCTTTTTTCAGGAACTTTGAGCCCAAAGGCTTTTGCTGAGATGACAGTGATGGAAATGGCCAGTGATGAACTGAaacagctcagggctgtgtaCACAAAATCATCTGTTCAGGAACATCAGCTTCCACAGGTTATTAATGGCACACAGACAAACAAAGTAAAGTGCAGACGCTGTGAAAAATTTGATTGCACTGTCACTATGATTGCCAGAGGAACTCTCTTTCTTCCAGCTTGGGTGCGAAGCGCAAATCCAGATGAACAAATGTTGACTTACGTTATTTGTAATGAATGTGGGGAACAGTGGTATCACAGCAGATGGATATGTTTGTAA